A genomic stretch from Physeter macrocephalus isolate SW-GA chromosome 12, ASM283717v5, whole genome shotgun sequence includes:
- the LOC112062704 gene encoding LOW QUALITY PROTEIN: high affinity cAMP-specific and IBMX-insensitive 3',5'-cyclic phosphodiesterase 8A-like (The sequence of the model RefSeq protein was modified relative to this genomic sequence to represent the inferred CDS: inserted 1 base in 1 codon; substituted 2 bases at 2 genomic stop codons) has protein sequence MIPVIGQGGKIRHYVSIVRVCNGNNKGEKIAECVQSDTHTDNQAGKHNDRRKSSLDFRTAASPTSKVSSQRRRSSMARIHSMXIEVPITKAAIDIISAAQKSSPMPVTEALDRVVEILRTTELYSAQFDAKDDDPHAIDLVGGLMSDVLQRPSRNEYVLSTKNLQLGPWKMRNPGTVDDAPPCSTRAMENEESWDFDIFELEAATDKRPLIYLGLKIFARFGVCEVLKCSETTLRSWLQIIEANYHASNRYHNSTHSAHVLLHATAYFLCKERIKQTLDPLDEVAALIAATVHDLDHPRRTNSFLCNAGSELAILYNDTAVLESHHSALAFQLTTPDDKCHIFKNMETDGYWTLRQSIIDMVLATEMTKHFEHVNKFVNSINKPLAALEEDVETDKNQEAIITMLRTPDNRTLIKRMLTKCADVSNPCPPLEQCTEWAARISEECFSQTDEEKXQDLPVVMPVFDRNTCSIPKXSFTDYFITDMFAAWDAFVDLPELMQHLDNNFKYWKGLDEMKLRSLRPPPE, from the exons ATGATACCTGTCATTGGACAGGGAGGAAAAATTAGACACTATGTGTCCATTGTCAGAGTGTGCAATGGCAACAATAAGGGTGAGAAAATAGCTGAATGTGTTCAGTCTGACACTCATACAGATAATCAGGCAGGCAAACATAACGACAGGAGAAAAAGCTCACTAGATTTCAGAACTGCTGCCTCTCCAACAAGCAAAGTTTCCAGCCAGAGACGACGCTCCTCCATGGCCCGGATACATTCCATGTAGATTGAGGTGCCCATCACCAAGGCAGCAATCGATATCATCAGTGCTGCCCAGAAAAGCAGTCCCATGCCTGTGACAGAAGCCTTAGATCGTGTGGTGGAAATTCtaagaaccactgaattatatTCAGCACAATTCGATGCTAAGGACGATGATCCTCATGCCATTGACCTTGTTGGGGGCTTAATGTCTGATGTTTTGCAAAGACCATCCAGGAATGAGTATGTTCTTTCAACAAAAAACCTTCAACTCGGGCCATGGAAAATGAGGAATCCTGGGACTGT AGACGACGCTCCTCCGTG TTCAACTCGGGCCATGGAAAATGAGGAATCCTGGGACTTTGATATTTTTGAACTGGAGGCTGCCACTGATAAAAGGCCTTTGATTTATCTTGGTCTCAAAATATTTGCTCGCTTTGGAGTCTGTGAAGTCTTGAAATGCTCTGAGACAACGCTGAGATCGTGGCTGCAAATTATCGAAGCCAATTATCATGCTTCTAACCGCTACCACAATTCTACACATTCTGCCCATGTGCTTCTTCACGCCACTGCCTATTTTCTCTGCAAAGAGAGGATAAAGCAAACTTTAGATCCACTTGATGAGGTCGCTGCCCTCATTGCAGCCACTGTCCATGACCTGGACCACCCCAGGAGAACCAACTCCTTCCTGTGCAATGCTGGGAGTGAACTGGCCATTCTGTATAATGACACTGCTGTGCTCGAGAGCCACCACTCAGCCTTGGCCTTCCAGCTGACCACTCCTGATGATAAATGCCACATCTTCAAAAACATGGAGACGGATGGCTACTGGACACTGCGCCAAAGTATTATCGACATGGTCTTAGCCACAGAAATGACAAAGCACTTTGAACACGTCAACAAATTTGTCAATAGCATCAATAAGCCCTTGGCAGCATTAGAGGAAGATGTGGAAACTGATAAAAATCAAGAAGCCATAATCACTATGCTCAGAACTCCAGACAACCGCACTCTGATCAAACGAATGCTGACTAAGTGTGCTGATGTGTCCAATCCCTGCCCACCCCTGGAGCAGTGCACTGAGTGGGCCGCACGTATCTCAGAAGAATGTTTTTCTCAGACTGATGAAGAGAAGTGACAGGACTTGCCTGTGGTGATGCCAGTTTTTGACAGAAATACCTGCAGCATCCCCA TCTCTTTCACTGACTATTTCATCACAGACATGTTTGCTGCTTGGGACGCCTTTGTAGACCTGCCTGAGTTAATGCAGCATCTTGACAACAATTTTAAATACTGGAAGGGACTGGACGAAATGAAGCTGCGGAGCCTCCGCCCACCTCCTGAATAG